In Alphaproteobacteria bacterium, the genomic window GTCAGGACTGAACAAAATATATTAAAGCTTATCTTCACCAGTAGCCAGTATTGATATCCTATGTACGATAAGGATAATACGCGGGCTATCCACCATGGTTTTATCCGCCATCGCAGCAAATCGGTGCCAGTAAAGTTGCTTGTCAACACATGGGAGCGTAGCATCGAAATGGTAATCCGCCAGAACCGTCCTGATATGGGGCTGATGTCGCGCTTTTTAGAATTCGGAGGCCGCAACCAGAGCAGCACCCGCTATTATCCGCCCACAATGGTGCAAGCGCTATGGGAGGGCGAGCAAAAACTCACACTCTGCGTGACGGCTTTTTTTACCCCACAAGATGATGCTAGTTTCCGCCCATTCGCCTCTTTCAGCACCCGCAAAGGCATGGCCCCCGCATGGCTTAAAGAGGCACTTATTCGGCTATTTCTTTCACCCGTAGTAGAGCAAGATCGCAAAGCGTTAGCCCATCAGCATGAAGCTGCTAATGCCTTTGGCGCCCCCCGCTACACCCAAGGCCCGGGCGATATATTGGGCAGCCGCGTGCATAAGCTTTATGTGGGCAAAACGTTGGAAGAAGGACAGGGCAACCCCATCATTGCAGAATTGTGATGCTATAAGAAGGATCCCTTATTCAGCTTTCGCGCAGCCGTCTTTAAAATGCTTGCAACTGAACCAATAAGGGGTTGCTTCAGCCCACACGGTATCGCCATATCCCTTGTGCAGAATTTCAAATGCCGCCCGAGAATACACCGCATGCGAGCCGTTTTTCTGGCAGCCATAACGGGTGGTGCGCACCGCATGATGCAAATCTGATGCACTTTTATTCTGGGCTTTCTCACTACGCCAGAACATCCAGCGCTTCCATTTTTCACGATCAATAACGGCCTCACTCAGATATTGCGAGCCGGAGGGGATGGCTTCCAGTGCCTTAAGCTCAGCTTCGTTCACGAGGGCATGAAATGGATGCTTTGCAAGCTGCTCTAACTGTTTCTTGATATAGGGCGCTTCGCTTGCTTGCACTGTCTCCTCCGCGCTAGGAATCATGCTGCGGATGCCACGAAATATCCAACGGGCTTTATAATGTGCACGGTTTGTTTCCAGCGTCACCAAAGCGGCATCGCCTAGCTTATCATCCAGTTTCTTCACATCATATCGACACCACCAGTTATTGTCGTTGTGATTATAGGTATCTATGGCAGCAGGGTCTATTTCGGAGTTGCCGTGCGGGAGCAAATTTGCAGGCATCGCAAAAGGAGTAGGCCGCATTCGCGGTATGCGCAACATGAGATCTATGTAGCCATCATGTTTTGATAATTCAACTGCGCGAAAAATCCGCTCCCGCATAGATGGGTTCAGCTTGGCTGCCAACACGGCATAGGTTTTCACCTTATCATCCTGCCCAAGCAGCATTGCTCGTGTCAGAGCCGTATTTACTAACACTGCACGCATTTTTTCTCTGATTTTCTTATCTTGAGCTAATGCATATAATTTTTCTGCTGGCAGGAAGTTTGCCATGCGCTGCCATAAAACATCGTAACTGGGGCTCCAATTGCTATAATTATGGCCGAGCTTATAGACTGAAACCATTGCCTCATCCCAATCTGTTGCCAATAAAGTGCGCCAGTGTTTAAAGTCATTAGGATACTGTCTCAAGATAACCGCCAATGTAGTCCGCGCTTCTTCCCATTCTCCTACATACACTAACCAGCGCAGGCTTTTTTCCAACAATTCAGCATGTCTCCTATCTGGCTTATAGGAATCATTAATGCGCAAAGCATCATAATCCGGATGCTCTACAATCAGGCTGCGCGCCTGTGCATATTCTTTGCGCCCTAAATGCAATCGAATAGCATTTTGCCAAATGTCTGCCAGCCACAAGCGATAATCATGGGTTTCGTTTTTCCAGTCCTTTGCAAAATACGGCTTTGCAGCCTTTAACGCCTTTGGGGCAATTGGGCTATCAGGATGGATACGCGCCATGACAATTTCTAGCCATTCCAGTCCATCCCCTGCCAACCAACGGTTCCAAGCATGGTTAACAATATTTTGGTTTTGCCGCCAATAGTCAGCATCTGCGCGGTGAAGCGCCCACAGCCAATCGGCATCAAAAATATTCAACGCCCATGTCGACTGTAACCAGTCAACCGTTTCATTGCTTGAAGCCATGTTTTTCACTGCCTGCATACGTGGTGACGACACCTCCACATCTTCGCGAAGCCACCAATCCACTGCTTTGGATTTCTGGTCATATAATGGGAAATAATGGTTGAGATGCCATTTGGCATCCCCAAAATCATTCAGGCTATGATTTATTTCAATCGCTTTTTCTGGGGAAATTTTAATCACTTCTAGGAGCCATGGCAGCATATCTTGCATGAACGCTGCATCATAATTCCCTTCATACCGCCCCCAAAGCATCACAAAACGATAGTTCGACGCAATATCATGCACGGGCTTTAATGAATCGTCCGCTAAAATATCACGAATCTGCTGTTCAGCTCCGGTTACATCGCTTTGACGGTAGAGCGTACGCATAACCATATACGCCGCGTAAGGCCGCATGGGGGCATTTAGCTCCCCTGCCACTTTTTGATAGAGCACCAAGGCTTCATCGTACTCACCTTTATAAAAATGCCAACTTGCCAGTTGATATTCATAATCACTCATGGCGCGGCTAGGCAGATTCTCGCCAGAAGGTTTTACAGGAGCTTCTGCATTGTTGCTCTTGCCGCTAAGAACGCGTTGCTGATTTTGTGCCCATATTTTTTGGTAAGGGTGGTCTTTGCCAAGCTGCCTACGTATTTCTTCCAACGTAGATATAGCAGTTGCCGCGCCGCAGCCATTAAAATAATACCTAGTTTCAGGGGGGCTGGATTCTATATCCATACCCAACAAAATCTTATGCCAAACTTCAGCACTACCGCGGCACTCATCGTCGACATAGCGAGGATGGCTGGAAGAATAGTTTGCCTCTGTCAGCGGTTCAAAGAATTGTTCATTAATATGGCTCGGGCGCTCTGCTTGCGCGGCCTGTGCTGAGCAGAAACATGTCATTACGAAAAAAATTGTGAGGCGGGTAAGGTTCATTATTGTTAGCCCTGAAAGGTTGGCTCCCTCTTTGCTTCAAATCTATTTAGCTTTCTAGATTTGCGCTTGTACGCATACAAAGCGTGCAAAGACTGTCACTGCGTATCTTTGCTATGCAGTGTATATTGTCAGAGCTTTTAGGGCAAATGGTACTAAAACTCCCTTTAGTTGGGGGCACTCTGGCGGTGCTTTTCGTATTTCGAATTCACGCAGCTTGGATGCACCGGAAAAACAGGACAATGAGAACGGCTTCCATCGTCGCCCAAACTGTCTAATCCCATGGGCATTTGCGTGGGCGCGCCGCATAGTTTGCAAACGCGGCCATGACACATTTGACATATCCATGGTTGCAGCTCTTCGCTTACAGGCTTAGGGCTGAAGCTCCTTACGGCGGACAATCGGCGACCACCAATTTCTTCGATGGTACGCTCACATGTGACACAATGCGGGGTGGGCAATAGCGTTAATGGCGCTATTACAGTTCACATGTTGTGATGTTATAGTCCTCCAACTCTTTCAAGTAGTCCTCCAACGAAACCAATCCTACACATGGATGGGCCCCTGACAGTAATCCCAGCCCTTTGGATAGCCGTTCTGCCAGCACAATTGCTGCAATGGTTGGGATACTCACGGCGTCAATCCCAACAGGTCTCTGAATATATGGAAATAATGGTGGACAAAACCGAGGAAAGCTCAAACTCTTTGGTGGAGGTTCTTAAAAAAAATAATGCCATTCTGTTACTTTGCAAAAACCCATCATTACAGAAATAATTTATACCTTTGCTTTGCCTGTGCACCGCTACCATAAGCCGGATCATTCCTTGGTACCTGCACTTCATTTAAGTATGTACTGCCCAATTTTTCAATTATTTTTATGGAGGCTATATTATCAGGGTCTGACGTTAAAATAATACTTGAATACATTGATTTTACGAACGGTAGAATCGCTAAACATGCGTAATAAGAATATGAATGTCCTCTGAACTGAGGTTTTATTTCATAGCCTATATGTCCTGCGGTGTTTATAATATGAGAAGTTTCTCCAATGCGAAAATTAATATGGCCAATATCTGCTCCATCTAAAAGATGTATACGGAAATGATAATAAGGGGAGAGTCCCTTCTCTTTATTTTCAGGAACTACTTTTCTAGACAGTAAATGTACTTTTTCATGTAAAATTTTATCTGGTGCAGGCGGTAGATCATTCATCATAATTATACCAAAACGCATTTGAACCCTTTAATTGCTGCCAAAGAGCTGGGTTTGGAATCCATACCGGTTATCATTCCATACCGAGGCATCTAAGAGTTGGATTTCATCTGCGGTGAATAAACCGGATTTTCCATTGTCAAAATCGGCTTTTATACCATCAAGCAATCTTTTCGCGATTTCCAAAGAAAAATCATCTAGCGTAACATTATAGCTATCGCCCGCATTTTGCTGAGCCACGGCGTTTCCCAATATAGCTGCACCACCCCATGACCCGCCACCGGTAGTAATTTGGGCCTGAATAAGAATTTGATCAATCGCTGATTGAGATGTCGTCTCAAAATTGGCATAAATTTTCGCCAATTCGACATAAAACTCTCCGCGTTTTCCTGCAGTTAAAAGCGCATCTAAAGCCGTAATATTTTCCGTTGTAACTTGATCCATTTTCTTTCTCTAGACTACTGCTTGAATTTTTGTATTAGTGCTTTGCTTTTGATGAAAATATCCTGCCAATCCCCAATTTTTTCTGCTAAATCCAATTTCATAACGAAGATTCGGCACTTCTACGAGCTTCATGTCACAGGAATATGCGCTGCATTCAATGTGAACATAATCATTCTGAACGCCTTTTCCATCCAAATAAAAAATGTCATTTTTTTGCCCGCCCTTGTATTGGAAATGTTGCAAGCCATGTGCTATTCCCAGATAATTAAATGTCCTATGAAGCCGCTCTTCATGACTCATAGGCTTGCCGTCTACCAAGGTTTTTACTCTCTTTTTAGGCACGCCTTGGTTCTTCACACCGATTTGAATGAGAGAGTCTTCATCGTGGATTTTGTTTTTCCATGGCTCTAACGATGGATAAGTCCCCTTCAATACAAGCTGATATTTGCGAAGTGGAAAACGCTGCTTTGTAAAATCATTGATAGCCTGTTGATCAGAAAAACGCCCTTTATAATATTCGAGCGGCACATTGAAATAATGGCTTGTACTGCCAAAATCCTTTCCTTTTTCATATTTAAGATCAGCTTTAGAACGCACAACCTCAATAGAAACCGGGTTTGGAAGTGCACTATAATCCAATGGAGGCAGCTGTTTTTCACCAGCATAAAACGGCGTAATAAATGCCCTTAATTTTTCTGTCATCTCGCGCCATTGCGGTAGCGACTCAGGGTCTAAAGAGAATTCTGAAGAAAGATTTCCCTGCTCATTTACAAGCATATAGTATCGGCACTTGCCTATTTTGTCCTCAATAGGGCACGTAATTCTCACGTCATGCACTGGATTATTTGGATCACGATAAATATGAATGACCTTCCATTCTTTACCAGCACTACCCCCCCATACTTTCAGGATATTTTCTAGCATATGTTTGCAAGCCGTATCTTTCTCCTTTATAAGCCACTGCTTTTTCCGGGTTCTCTTTATAGGCTTTGATAAAAAACTCATTGTAGTTACGTATTGCTTCTTGACCACTTAACTTAAGAATTATGCTATTTAATCCCTTGTCTCCCGCTTGCATCCGCTCTACCCAATTTTCTGGCCATGGTTTAAATTCAGGATACATAAATGCTAGGGGCACAAGCTTGTGCGCTTTTTCACCCTGCTTTAGTTTTTGTGCCAATGATGAATTTGGAGGGCCAATATATTTCGCTGGAATATTTAAGGTAATCTCTGAATTCGCGCCCGTTAAATGCAAAGAAATAATCTTGTCTTCTTCTGCACTATCCGACTTTGCCATTACGTTTGCAGCATCATAATGACCTGAAACTAATGCACCTAACAACAGCAGGGAGCCTAGAAAAAGGTATTTATTGAATTTTCTATACATTACCGATCTTCTTGCTTCTCAGAATTTTTCACCACCTCACGCTTGCCATCCATTCCAGATCGCCAATTGCCATGCGCTTGTATATAGATGATTGGGTTAGCAGCCAGGTAGCAGAGTCGAACTGCAGCCCTCACGGTACCATACCGTGCGCTCAAGCTGTATAATCGCTTCCTTCACCCTTTAAGTCAATCTAGTTTATGCATAAATAGCAGCGTGTTATTATCGAAATTACTCCATCTTTCCACTTGCCCATATTGCAACATATGTTATAATCTTACTATATTGAGAAACAGAGGAGACGGAACATGAGCAGTTTA contains:
- a CDS encoding tetratricopeptide repeat protein, whose amino-acid sequence is MNLTRLTIFFVMTCFCSAQAAQAERPSHINEQFFEPLTEANYSSSHPRYVDDECRGSAEVWHKILLGMDIESSPPETRYYFNGCGAATAISTLEEIRRQLGKDHPYQKIWAQNQQRVLSGKSNNAEAPVKPSGENLPSRAMSDYEYQLASWHFYKGEYDEALVLYQKVAGELNAPMRPYAAYMVMRTLYRQSDVTGAEQQIRDILADDSLKPVHDIASNYRFVMLWGRYEGNYDAAFMQDMLPWLLEVIKISPEKAIEINHSLNDFGDAKWHLNHYFPLYDQKSKAVDWWLREDVEVSSPRMQAVKNMASSNETVDWLQSTWALNIFDADWLWALHRADADYWRQNQNIVNHAWNRWLAGDGLEWLEIVMARIHPDSPIAPKALKAAKPYFAKDWKNETHDYRLWLADIWQNAIRLHLGRKEYAQARSLIVEHPDYDALRINDSYKPDRRHAELLEKSLRWLVYVGEWEEARTTLAVILRQYPNDFKHWRTLLATDWDEAMVSVYKLGHNYSNWSPSYDVLWQRMANFLPAEKLYALAQDKKIREKMRAVLVNTALTRAMLLGQDDKVKTYAVLAAKLNPSMRERIFRAVELSKHDGYIDLMLRIPRMRPTPFAMPANLLPHGNSEIDPAAIDTYNHNDNNWWCRYDVKKLDDKLGDAALVTLETNRAHYKARWIFRGIRSMIPSAEETVQASEAPYIKKQLEQLAKHPFHALVNEAELKALEAIPSGSQYLSEAVIDREKWKRWMFWRSEKAQNKSASDLHHAVRTTRYGCQKNGSHAVYSRAAFEILHKGYGDTVWAEATPYWFSCKHFKDGCAKAE
- a CDS encoding GNAT family N-acetyltransferase, whose amino-acid sequence is MMNDLPPAPDKILHEKVHLLSRKVVPENKEKGLSPYYHFRIHLLDGADIGHINFRIGETSHIINTAGHIGYEIKPQFRGHSYSYYACLAILPFVKSMYSSIILTSDPDNIASIKIIEKLGSTYLNEVQVPRNDPAYGSGAQAKQRYKLFL